The following proteins are encoded in a genomic region of Natrinema sp. DC36:
- a CDS encoding RNA polymerase Rpb4 family protein translates to MTIFKEIVDEEFLTVSETKELLADIEAERAMDEDRELRYELARAIEHANRFAVLETEEAQALVEDLRALEKVDEATAYKIANLLPHDRDELRSVYAQQRYSLSGDELDEILNVVAKYA, encoded by the coding sequence ATGACGATCTTCAAAGAGATCGTCGACGAGGAGTTCCTGACGGTCTCGGAGACGAAGGAGCTGCTCGCCGACATCGAAGCCGAACGCGCGATGGACGAGGATCGCGAGCTGCGATACGAGCTCGCACGAGCGATCGAACACGCCAACCGATTCGCCGTCCTCGAGACCGAGGAGGCTCAGGCGCTCGTCGAGGACCTGCGGGCGCTCGAGAAGGTCGACGAGGCGACGGCCTACAAGATCGCTAATCTCCTGCCCCACGACCGGGACGAACTCCGGTCGGTGTACGCACAGCAGCGCTACTCGCTGTCGGGGGACGAACTCGACGAGATTCTCAACGTCGTCGCGAAGTACGCCTGA
- a CDS encoding 50S ribosomal protein L21e, whose amino-acid sequence MPKSNGPRQGTRKKLANSPRDRGTSPPQRAIQEYEEGEKVHLKIDPSVSDGRYHPRFDGRTGEVIGKQGSAFKVQIVDGSKEKTLLVTAAHMRAQNQEKNRI is encoded by the coding sequence ATGCCGAAATCTAATGGCCCTCGTCAGGGAACTCGGAAGAAGCTCGCGAACAGTCCTCGAGACCGCGGTACGTCGCCGCCACAGCGCGCGATTCAGGAGTACGAAGAGGGGGAGAAAGTCCACCTGAAGATCGACCCGAGCGTGTCGGACGGTCGCTACCACCCGCGCTTCGACGGTCGAACCGGTGAGGTCATCGGCAAACAGGGCAGCGCCTTCAAGGTCCAGATCGTCGACGGCAGCAAGGAGAAGACGCTGCTCGTCACCGCAGCCCACATGCGCGCACAGAACCAGGAAAAGAACCGGATCTGA